The DNA segment GCGCCTTCGCTCTTCTTGGCGGCCAGTGCAGCCAGCAGACGGGCGAAGCCCGACACCGGTGCCTGCATCACGCCAAGCAGCTGAGCAATCAGTTCGTCGCGGCTCGGGATCGAGGCCAGTGCCTTGACGGCAGCAGCATCGAGCACATTGCCGTCGTACGACGCTGCGCGCAGAACCAACTTGTCGTTGGTCTTGGCAAAGTCGTTCAGAACCTTGGCCGACGACACTGCATCTTCGGAAATACCGTAGATCAGCGGACCGGTCATTTGCTCTGCGAGGCCGGCAAACGGCGTGCCTTCCACGGCGCGGCGTGCCAGCGTGTTCTTCAGAACACGCAGGTACACGCCTTGCTCGCGGGCCTTGGCGCGCAGCTTGGTCAGATCGCCAACCGCAATGCCGCGATATTCGGCTACGACGATGGTCTGGGCTTTAGCGACTTGCGCCGAAACCTCAGCAACGACGGCCTTCTTATCTTCAATATTAAGTGGCACGGTTAAGCTCCAAAACGATGCTTGTCCCCCGGATCGTCCGGGGCACGCACATCAGTCCAAACGAACGGCGTCCGATTTGGCCCGAATCACCCGGGTCATTGCCCGGATTCTTCAATCCCTCGGGTGCGCCATCTGCGCTGGTGGGCCGGGAGGCGTCACGGCAGGCCGAAGCCACGCTGCGTACGTTCCGTCCGATTAAGGCGAGGCTGCCAACCTACGGCCGCACCCGCCACCAGCGGTCTTTGATAACCAGCGGTGCCTGCTCCGCGCTTGCGCGCCGGCGGGCACCACTGCCCAAAGCCTTGCTCCTTCATCGTGCGGTGTCCATCGCGCACCGCCTGACTCGGGAGACGATCCCGGCCTGGGCCAGGATCCTCAATTCTTTACACCGGGCGACGTTATCGGGTCCGCCCTGCGGTTGCCGCCAGCCTTAGGCCGACAGCGAAGCCTGTTCCACGCGAACGCCAACGCCCATGGTGGACGAAACAGCGATCTTGCGCAGGTACACGCCTTTGCTGGTAGCCGGCTTCGACTTCACCAGGGCTTCGATCAGCGCGCTCAGGTTGCGCTTCAGATCGGCGTCCTGGAACGAACGGCGGCCAATGGTGGCGTGGATGATACCGGCCTTGTCGACACGGTATTGCACCTGACCGGCCTTGGCGTTCTTCACAGCCTGGGCGACGTCGGGGGTAACCGTACCGACCTTCGGGTTCGGCATCAGGCCGCGCGGGCCCAGGATCTGGCCCAGCGTACCAACGATACGCATCGTGTCCGGCGAAGCGATCACGACGTCGAAGTTCAGGTTGCCGGCCTTGACTTGTTCAGCCAGGTCTTCCATACCGACGATTTCGGCGCCAGCTGCCTTCGCGGCTTCAGCCTTTTCGCCTTGGGCGAACACAGCCACGCGAACCGACTTGCCGGTACCGGCAGGCAGCACGACGGAGCCACGAACCACCTGGTCCGACTTCTTCGCATCGATGCCGAGTTGCACGGCAACGTCGATGGATTCGTCGAACTTGGCCGATGCGCAACCCTTCACCAGGCCCAGGGCCTCGTCGATCGGGTAGAACTTGGTGCGCTCGATCTTCGCCTTGTTCGCGGCGGTGCGCTTGGAAACCTTAGCCATTTACAGACCCTCCACGGTGATGCCCATCGAGCGAGCCGAACCGGCGATCGTACGGACAGCAGCGTCCAGATCGGCAGCGGTCAGGTCAGCGTTCT comes from the Cupriavidus basilensis genome and includes:
- the rplJ gene encoding 50S ribosomal protein L10, coding for MPLNIEDKKAVVAEVSAQVAKAQTIVVAEYRGIAVGDLTKLRAKAREQGVYLRVLKNTLARRAVEGTPFAGLAEQMTGPLIYGISEDAVSSAKVLNDFAKTNDKLVLRAASYDGNVLDAAAVKALASIPSRDELIAQLLGVMQAPVSGFARLLAALAAKKSEGAPAEGEGAAAAAESEGAAA
- the rplA gene encoding 50S ribosomal protein L1, with protein sequence MAKVSKRTAANKAKIERTKFYPIDEALGLVKGCASAKFDESIDVAVQLGIDAKKSDQVVRGSVVLPAGTGKSVRVAVFAQGEKAEAAKAAGAEIVGMEDLAEQVKAGNLNFDVVIASPDTMRIVGTLGQILGPRGLMPNPKVGTVTPDVAQAVKNAKAGQVQYRVDKAGIIHATIGRRSFQDADLKRNLSALIEALVKSKPATSKGVYLRKIAVSSTMGVGVRVEQASLSA